The Rosa rugosa chromosome 1, drRosRugo1.1, whole genome shotgun sequence genomic sequence tgtgggcACATCACACATGATAGTGATGATACACAAACATTGGACCTGCGAACTTGGATTTCATGATAAGATAGGGACAAATCCAAAGGCAGGAAACACACTGAGGTGTGGACACCAAATCCTTGTagatttaattttttgtttgctTGTCTAAGGGCCATTTGGTCAATTGCCAGACCGCCCAGGGAATTTTTTGTTGGACCGCAAGGTTGACTAGTCAGTATAGATGGAAACTCAAAATTAATAGGCACGAGAATATCATGTTACAGACTTACGGATTCAAAGTGCAACGTGGTCAAAAAGTCAAGGAATGGCTCCTGCTACCGGGGCTCAGGTACTGTAGCCGGTAGTTGTGGCAAGACCACTTTGTCGTCTTCGCCGCCAACAACACTCGTAATCGTCGATACAGTCAATAGCATGCACAGGATCGGAGAACAGGGTCCAGTAGTTTGAACTGTAGAGAGGGCAGAATGCGACTTTCTGGGAGAGCATGCATGGTCATGCATGAAGTACATTGTAGGAACTAGGAAGCAATTTTAGCAGAACTGTAGAATGTACAAGCTACTGAAGTCGACAGCTACTAATGTCTCTTTATACAAAGCGAAAAAGGCAATCGATTGAGAATTAACTTTGTCGACCATTCACCTTAGTATATGCACCTTTCAAAATCATGAACATGAAGCATACTGTACGCAGAAACGTCCATTTGTTCATTGAACGCAGTCGGTCGACATATTTGTTCACGATTAAGATTGGCTAACAATATTGTTGGGAGGGTTCACATGTTAAACAGGGTACTTCAAAAACGAGCATTTGGTAGTTTAACCAACTATACTAGGTCAGCACTGGTTAGCAAATACTTGTGTCCCAAGTCTTCCCATTATCATCACTAGAAATTGCTTACTGAATTCGCCTCACAGAGTTTAGCACTAACCGCTTGTTTACCGATACTAGTTCCCGCAATATATCCCCCAGACCAAGCATTCTGCAACATAAACAAAACAGTCCAGTGAGAATTGAGCAACGATTAAACTAACAAATAACAGATGGTGAGATGTAGGCTTAAACATATGAAATTCTAAATTGGAAGGCAGGACCGACAATTGACATGATGTTAAACCAAATGATGCCATGGTTAATACTTTAACTTTTTCCTCTTTGACTAGTGCACCATGCCAGTTGCGATTTCGGTtaccaaacaaagaaagaaacgtATGTAACATGCTTGAAAAGGTCAAAGAATTGGGGGAGAAGGTTGAAAGACCACTTTATCTAGATATTACATGAAAATCCTCTAGTAATGGTTGTTATGAGTAGAATGTTTGACTATGGAACCCAATGCATATATTTCCATAGCAAAAACATATCACTCCCTGACCTTGGATAGAGTTCATTTACAAGTAGAGCTCTGgaaatttaaaattgatattCTAGCATACTACAGTTATATACCaacagcatatttgtgtgacaGTAATATGTCATTTCATTTATAGGACAGGATTTTTACCTGAAAATTGAAACCACCAGTTATCCCATCAACATTCAATAcctgcaattttttttatgttttagtaACACAAGTAGGACAGCATGAATATACACGTgaactctattttttttataaagggGAAAATAATAGTGAATGACAACTACCTCCCCTGCAAAGAATAGGCGTGACTGTATTTTGCTTTCCATTGTGTTCAATGATATCTTTACCAAAGCAAGAAACATAATTAATTACCAATGGTAAATATGAAtcagaacagagagagagagacagacagaCAGACCTCAGAAAGTGGAACACCACCAGCAGTGACAAATTCATCCTTATATTGACTCTTCACCAAAGAAGCATATATATCAGTAAATTTTGAAAGATTTATATTTtaaaggaaaaagagagagggggTCTTGCTGATTAGTTTTGCAGAATCATACCTTTCCTTTAACAGAAAAGTCACAGTGCTTTAGCATATGAGCAATAGAAACTAATGAGTCCTTTGAGATGGATGCCCACAAGATATCACCAAGTAAACCCTGGCCATGAAAAATTGGAAAGATAATCTATCATGCTAATTTCTCTTTTAAACTACAATATATCATGTTCACActtagaaattgaaaaaatatcAAACCTGGCGACCCAATATATATTTCCAAAATCTCTTCACAAGGCCAAATTCTGTAGGATATGAATTAGCTACCTTTTGCTTCTGCAGGGGTATAGGCAACAATCAAGAGAATTGTTAATTCAGACACAGCATATGGTAATACAAGGAACCATGaagctttaaaaaaaaaaaaaatcatattgtGTCGAAGTCCTAATAAAAATTGTTAAGAAGACTATATCAAGTTTCATCATGTAAACTTGTACCTTTAAAAAGTTCAAGTTTGAGGCATATGTCGTCACTATTTCACAGAAAAGTTTTGCAAATAATTATTTGTTCTCGTTTAAATGCTGACTTATATATGCTGGTTATATTTTGAACTAAGGAAGCATTTTGAATTATTAGTCTCAAATATATACAATCCACCAATCCACAGACAGACTAGCTCCACTTCTGCAATGCCCTTTAGTTAAACAGAAAAATATAAATTCAGCAGAAAGTAAAAAGATAAAGGAGTACCACAAACTTATTTTTGTGTTGTGTGAGGATTGATTTCACATCTTCTATATGCACATCAGGTGTAAAGTCCAGAATAAGAGTTCCTGCATTCAAACACTACCAAGTTGAGAAAAGACGGTCAaagtttaagaaaaaaaaaatgtgggcACAAAAATGAGTGGATAAACAATAAAGAAGAAATTTCCTTGCCTTTGTAACCTGTACAGGATAAAACACAGGCACCCCAAGCAGATAAGCGAAGAATTGCTGGCCCACTGAATCCCCAGTGTGTGACTAACACAGGTCCAACCTACAGTTCCAAATACTTTTCTGTATGACACATGCATTATTGAAATATGAAATGctgacaacaaaataaaacatgCCTGTGTAAGCTGTGGTATATTCCTTTGGGCATTCTCTGTTTTCAGCTTTGCCTTGACTTTAGGGAATGTAATCTGAATGTTAAAAGAAAAGGTTAAGAACCACAGAAAAGCTTGTTTCTCTTAATTCTACATGTTATATAAGCAACAGCAGGCATCAGACAATGATTGTTAACATTTGATATGTTGCAAGCACTTGATTATTATGAAGATAATTACCCCTGACAAGTCGGCCAGCTGTGGATCCTCAATCTTGAAAGTAAATAGACTTGGTACGGGATCGACAATTGAATGACCAAGCTGAGATGCAAGACTGTAACCCTGTAAGAAGAACAAAGTCATGTCATGAAATTAACCTATCAACGTCACGACACAAAGGAAAAACAGTTAATCACAACCTGCTTGCCATTACCGCTGGCAATCAAAAGATAATCAGCTTCAACATATTCAACAGAACTGGGTGTACGCTTTTCAATGCCTAGAAGAAATTTTCCACCATCAGTAGGAGATGCAGTTATCACAGCTTTTCCGGTCTGCAGAGAAACTGGTTGAGGAACACAAATTTCAGCAGAAACAACTTGCAAGTTAATATTAGAACAACGCCACTCAAGCATCATAATTTGGATACCACAAAATTATTATAAGACTGAGGAAGAAGTATACAAGATCATTTAGTTATCATTATGAAACAACAACATACTTGGTGATTAATGACATTAACATCCTGGAAACTAGTCTGCTATATGAATTCCAATTAAAAGCTTAATAGTTTGGTATCAAAATTAGCAGACAATCTTAGATGTGAAACATAAGAatgtaaacaaaacaaaatataatctaATAGCAATTGTCATGCAATTGGTGGACAAAACATACCTCCCAACCGCGTCGATTCAGACATGAGACAATCAATAATCGTAGACGAACTGTTGCTGACAGGAAACACCCTTCCATCATCCTCAGTCTGTCATCAGTTGAGATCACATTATAAAATGCACAACAAATATATTTCAAGCAAAAACAACATGTGGTATAATACACAACCTTCAGCTCCACCCCATGGTCAGAAAACCAAGTCATGGTATCCACCGGCCCGTGCGTGTTGAAGAACGCTCCTTTCAATTCTTTATGACCCCTCGGATAATTTTCTGCCAACATCTATGACCCAAAATCATCACTCTAAACACCATTTCATCAAAAATGCTCAAATTTCAATATAAAACCCATGTATGTATTACCATGGCTTCAATACAATGCCCATTTGTCACATTGCACCTTCCTCCCCCAGAAACTTTCACCTAAGTTTGTAGATACATACAAATCAAATCGACACCGAAACAAATGCGAAATGATCAGAACATGAAAACTATACATAATCAAAACAAAACCTTGGCTAGGGGCCTTGCTTTCTCAATGAGCACCACATTGAGATTAGGAGCCAGGGTTTTAGCTCTAATTGCTCCATAAACCCCAGCTGCTCCAGCTCCAACTACCACCAATACCTCTTCACCTGCCTACCCATCAAATAattcacatatatatatttccatcagtaaaataaaaaataaaaaataaaaaacgaaCATGAAAAGTCTGAGAAATGATGTTGGTGTTATACCTTGTGTTGAGCTCTGTGGGTGGCAGCTGAAgtaaatttccttttcttgaggGTTGAAATAAGACGACCGTTACGTTTTCCGGTAGTTGCGGCTTCTGAGAAGAGCCTAGAGGGAAGGACGAAGCGCGCCAAAGGGAGGCTCATACCTCATAGGCGCTTTCTGTATATTTTTGTTTAGACTGAACTGTTGGTATGGATGAACGACGACAGACTATTAAGTGTGTGTGGGAGCATGGATGTTATGGTGGGGTCGTGACGTGGCAGTAATACGTGGAAACCCGTTGGACCTTGGGGTAAGGCTCCATCAGGCGTTGCCTATTGAGCTGTGGGCTTTTGGGCTCCGATGTGTGAGATGTCTGTAACAATTCCTTTTCAAGGttttcaacaaaagaaaatagaaaattacatagtagcacatgaccaaagatataaacacagaaaactcactttcaaaaagatttatacaaataaggacatgagcccaggcccaaaagctAAATGATGCAATCCTGACTCCCAATTTTAAtgtaaaatgaccaaaatacttAATTTTTATCAAAATTTACGCGCATTGCCTTAATACCCAACCCCCAAAATTAAAACTTGAAGCCTAGAACCCCAAAACAGAAACCCCATGCCCCAAAACGCTCATTTTGCTCATTTTTGTTCTTGCTTGAACAAATTTTTGGATTTTCTATAATGATTTTGCAGTTAAATTTTTTGATTTTCAGGTCTCGTCATCCTCTTTTGATGTGGGAGTTGTTCTCGACGGAAATTCATTGTCCGGCATTTCATATTCGTTCATCCGAAATGTGAACCACAACGGCGTGGAATCCGGCGTAACCGCTGCTCCGGCGACGACGACTCAGCTGAGCGGAGTGGATTGCGAGGTGATGAGGTAcaaagagaagaggaagaagcacAAGTTCCAGAGGACAATCCGATACGCCTCCCGGAAAGCCTATGCCGAAACCCGATCGAGAATCAAAGGCTGGTTCGCAAAAGCACCGAGACCGAAATGGAGGTGAAAATACTAGAAAAGGAACAAAGAAAATTGTTAGAAAGAAATCAAAGTGAAAGAGAGACTGACCGCAATACTTAACATCTGCAGACTGGGAAAATGGTAAGAGCAGGAACAAGGTAAAGCTTAGAAGAACCAAGTGAATCAGCAAGGTAGTCATGGCTTTTCTTCTTTGGTTCCTTCTAAAGTAGAAGTATTAAATAGAGATGGTCCTGAAAACGAAGAGGGATCTTGAAACGTGAAGAAGTAAATGGTATTAGTGTGGAGGATTAGGTGTCAAATAGGCGAAGAAGGAAAGTATTACGTGCAATAACATGAGCAATAAACTAATAAGCCCCTGGAGGGTGGGACAGAAAGGGATTTACATATCCCTGACAAATTTGTATAGTATGGTTCACAATTTcgtggttttttatttttttttggcatagtaGAATGATTGTTAATTACCATAGTATAAAGGTATTTGAAAGCATGGTGCAGAATAGGCATTGGGTATTTACCTATTTCTATATGTGCCTTGAAACTCTAAATTTTGCTattgctactgctactgctactgtTCGTGTTACTGCTCCTGCTACTGCTCATAATCCTACTCCTGCTACTGCTATTGCTTCTGCTACCCGAGATTTAATCGGAggcttcaatttcattcatgaaTTGACAGATCTAATTGCTTCTGCTACTGCTATTACTTGTTATATTATGCATACAATTCATGCTTTTTTTCGGTTGCATTTGAACCTATTGATGTTCTTAGCATAGTACAAGAATGTAGTTGTGTgttattaagaaaaagaaaatgtagcagaacacgagtacaagtgcagtagtagaagtggacgagtatgagtgcagtagcaggattaggcgatgatgagtgcagtagcagaacacgagtagcagaactggacgagtatgagtgcagtagcgggattggacgagtgaagtagcaggattaggcgatgacgagtgcagtagcagaactggaagagtatgagtgcagtagcggGATTGTTATTTGGTTCAATGATATGATCGGCTACTATCAATGATATGATCTGCTACTGTTCAAATTGAAATGATATAATTACTCCTGTTACTGCTCCTGCTCGTGCTACTACTACTGCTACTGCTCCTGttactggacgagtatgagtgcagtagcaagattaagcgatgacgagtgcagtagcaggacaatagtacaagtgcagtagcagaactggacgagtatgagtgcagcgagtgcagtagcgaGATTAGACGAGTGCAGTAACAGGATtaagcgatgacgagtgcagtagcaggacaaGAGTACAAGTGCAATaacaggattggacgagtgcagtagcaggattaggcgatgatgagtgcagtagcagaacttgacgagtatgagtgcagcgagtacagtagcaggattggacgagtgcaatagtaggattaggcgatgagatgagagtagtaggagagtgaggtctgagattctttctcttagcaacgTGTAGAAGAAagatgtctttttttttttttttttttttttttttgcttttgagaagtaacataaatggattattcgcagaaaaaaaaaagtaatataaagtatataaacagattattctcagaaaaaaaaagtagcataaagggattattctcagaaaaagaaaaaaaagtaatataaagggattagaagtcaaaatgagtagttaaggggaaaaaaaaataacataaacggattattctcaaggaaaaaaaaaagtaacataaaaggattattctcggaaaaaaaaagagtaatataaagggattagaagtcaaaatgagtaattaaaggtaaaaaagtaaattaactcatgacatgtggcaagtggagagcagattgtccttatttgtaagatttaatccttataaagggattacaagtcaaaataagtagttaagggtaaaaaagtaaattaactcataacatgtggcaagtggagagcatattgtccttaagtgtaaacttttgtccttaaatgttcaaaaccaaatgttgtggagttttttgtgttttgaaatcctatcaagggggtatatgtagtttgctaaaaagaaaaattgaaaaatagttACTTTTAGTGCTAAAAAAATCGTGTGATTGGTTTCCACGTCATGGAAATGTTGTATGATCTTTCTTACCATCTAGGCATAATTTCGAAGatgtaagaaaataaatttttggTATgatctttctgttatgtcaccgcaatgttaaagcaaatggagaagCCAGTAGTGcgctctttgctaattggtgcttttTTGAATACATGTTTTTTGTAGAGTTTCCTGATATCATTTCGGGTCGtactctttatgcttattgtaatcaggggtttaggctaaatgtcccccccttgtattcgacagtttcattaatgaaggcgtgagggcagccgcaccggcccttttcaaaaaaaaaaaaaataaataaataaatttttggtTGCCATGTGAGCTCACATGCAAGACTCTGTATGAAACAGAACCCACTTGTATTGCTCAAGGATTAActaaaaggaaaatgatttgtggcctcattgaggctaagatttgtggcctcaatcttaggtgtcatgtcatgtcacctacacacattACCAATTTATCAAATCAtgacatgtaattcttgagaaaaagaccatcttatccttccaaaatataataaatctaagttattttggctttcttctaaacaaaaattattttgtttttttttttcattttttcttttcattacactcatgcttagatttaaacaacaatttttttcttcaatcaagaatagaaaaaaattcatgtaattcagtcactagatttgcacatacactcgatcaatagatttgtataacatatgtatatgaattcaacctttgttgggttcctgtaaattttgaaaatataatgtgaaaaatacatattcatatgattatatatattcttttgttcatttttctctctctttatgtAGTTAGGGCACGTTatatttgagtttattattttttgtttgtttttttcccttatatttagatttgtagatgataattaattgttggaattttttcttacctcttaatttagacatacgtattttccaaattcaatttattaatgctatttttttggatgaaattaatcaatatttgaaagaaaagttaatgcctatttcttgactatattgatgctatttggaaagaaaaattatagcaaataatttaattaaatgaagaaaaatatttgtcaaagaatttgtagacatatcttaaattaatacataattaatagcttatcttttttttttggtcaccTAATTTAATTCATTAATATAATTGATTCatcccctaacatctaaaatgaaatataaaatggtaaaattggtgttgcaatagtatgatgtggcaagatttatcatgtggaattgaaaataaaatttgtatttgtttacatggcatgacacctaggatttgaggccacaaattttaggcctcattgaggccctatatcattgccctaACTAAAaccattataaaaaaaaatagagaattaACTAAACCATACAGCCACTTACTCTGAAGGGAAGCATGAAGAAAACGAAGAGTAGAGAGAAAATATCTCAAAACAGATTTCTGTTATATTGGATTTTGGACATAATGAAATTATTACAGCTGTGTAGGTATTTATAGTAAGAGAGAGACCTAATCTAACATACAGAAACATGACACTTGTCACTCATCTGAGAATTAGCTAACAACCATTCTAACTAGCTTTTCTTACTGCTTAAGCTACTATACTTGCACTAACACCCCCCTTTAGCTGGATGGGTGGTGAAACAACCATCAAGCTGCTGCACAAGTATGAATGCTGAGGGGAACAGAGACCTTTAGTAAAAATATCTGCAGGTTGTTCTTGAGTGGAGACAAACTGAAGTGTGATGGAACCATCCTTGACTTTATCTCTGGTAAAGTGAACATCAACTTCAACATGTTTCATCTTGGAATGATGAACTGGATTAGAAGCTAGTGCTAAGGCAGATATATTGTCACAATGCAATGTAGGTACTTGAGGAAGATAAATTTGTAAATCAGTAAGTAAGTGTTTGAGCCATTGTAATTCGGATGTCGTGTCAACCATGCTTCGATACTCGGCCTATGTGGAAGACCTGGAGACAACAATTTGTTTCTTACTACACCATGAGACTGGAGAGTTATATAGGAGAATAACAAATCCAGTTGTGAACTTTCTATCATTTGGATCtcctgcccaatctgcatcacaaTAGGCTTGCAGGCACAAAGGCACAGTAGATGATTGCTTTCTGAATAAAATGCCATGATGCATAGTGCCTTTGACATATCTAAGTATCCGTTTAGCAGCATTGAGATGAACATCTGAAGGATTATGTAAGAACTGATGCACAGTATTGACACTATATGCAATGTCAGGTCTTGTGAAGGTTAAGTATTGCAAGCAGCCAACTAAACTCCTGAAATGAGGAATATCACTAGAAGATAAAGGTGTACCAGCATCCTTGAGCAATTTGATTCCAGATTGGCAGAGTGTAAGATGAGTATGACAAGCATCCATTCCAGCCTTGTGTAACAAGTCTTTAGCATATTtatgttgagaaagaaagagaaccCCTGCAACATATTGAATTTCCAAACCAAGAAAGAAGTGTAGATCTCCtaaatctttcatatcaaattcTTGTTGGATAGTAGCTTTGACCTCTGAGATTAGTTGTTCATTGTCTctagtaattataatatcgtcAAAATAAAGTAAGAGATAAACCTATTAGGTaagtgatgttttgatgaacAGAGATGGATCTGCATGAGATGATTTAAATCTAATAGATGGCAAAAATGCAATAAATCTCTCATTCCATGCCCTTGGTGCTTGCTTTAATCCATAGAGTGATTTCTGTAATTTGCAAACATGTGAAGGAAATTGAGAGCTTTCAAAACCACCAGGTTGAGACATATGCACTTCCTCATTAAGTTGTCCATGTAAGAATGCatttttaacatccatttgatgtaatCTCCAACCATAGTGAGCAGCCAAACTGAGAATAAGCCTAACAGTTGTATGTCTAACCACTGGAGAAAAGGTTTCTTCATAGTCGACACCAAATTCTTGACTAAACCCCCTTGCAACTAACCTGGCCTTGTGCTTAGAGATCGAGCCATCaacatttctctttagtttgaAAATCAATTTGCATGATACTAAGTTCTTATGGGGAGGTAGAGGCACAAGGGTCCGAGTTTGTTGTTGTTGCAGTGCATCAAACTCCTGCTGCATTACTTGCTTCCATTGAGGTATGGTCAGTGCCACTTTATAGTTGATAGGTTCAATCTGGGCTGTATCTGCACAATCTGTAGAATCAGATGACATGATAGACATGAaacaaccaaagaaaaaaataaaaataaaataaaataaacaaaaacgcTAAtgtaaggcaccaagccttagcaatgctcggcttttaTTCTCACCAAAGCgtaatcaaaagttcaaaactaagagcctcgTGATGGTTGTGCACAATGAAAGGTAGAGTTTTGTTCGGATTTGTGAATTTCTAAATGAATTgcaaactaaaactaaaaccaaACAATAAAGTCTCCAGCGACATCTCGGTGacttatgagatctccgacgacctttTTGGGGATCTCTGGTGAAGTCTAGTGACCTCGGGCGAGGTCCTGTGACCGGCTTCCGGCAAGGTTTACAACGAACTCTAGCAAAGTCTTCTATGACATCTCTCTCTTCCACTTTCTCTATTTATGTGACAAATAGGTAAGGGCAAAATAgtcctaaaaaaataaaaataaaaacttcattGGGTTTTAGGAAACAAAATAGACATCTGGTGGTGAAAACTAATAATTAGCTGGGGGGCTAATGTCTCTAGAATTTAGGTAAAGAGGCATTTTCCCTAAGCTTAATTactaattagttaattaatcaattaagcttaattgctTAGTTAAGATATCTACCATCTCGTCATTTCATCGAAAATTCAATTTTTACCATTTTCGCGTCATTTTATTTCAAAATCCACATCTGCgcttattttttatatataaacaaaaattgattaattacatattaatttgtttggagattagcttaattctaatGTTTAGAATGCAATTACGAGCATAGAAATGTGTGAAATTAATTTCCAACTGCAAAAAAAACATATTCCAAGCCTTTGAAGAATTTTCTTTTACACTTTTAGGCAAAACAACTCTTGTTTGAGCAATAGAATATGGTTGCTTTTAGGGTTCATGGTTGGTCTTTGGGCTATTGGTTTGCAGTTTTGAACCAACTTCTACTATACTACATACTAATGGCTACTTAATGGTTTGAAAAGGAAAACTCTCAAACTCTTCCTACGAAGACCATCGGCACCTCTATTTGGTTTCCAGAACCTCGCAAAGGTatttctcgtccggcggcggcgCCCCATCATCGGAGGTCGCCTTGGCCATGTTGATGGTGTGATGCTTCACGCTGCTGGACGAGTGTTGCTCTCTATTGCAAGCCTAAGGCCTTATAGGAGTGTTGGGCTTGGAGATTGCAGCAGAGAAGTCGAATGGAGTTCCAGACTTGCGGTTTCATGGCTATGGTGGTTGTAGGCACTGATTCACAGAACGGCTTTTGGTACAAATCCTAGCGGCGATGACATCGGTTGGAGTTGTGGCGGTTTTGGGGATTGAGTTGTCCGAACCCTTTAGATTTTCGGATCTTCTTCAGTTTGCCCGATTCTGTTTCAGCCTCGTGGGTGGCGGCGTTGTGGGAAGGAGCCACAATTGTTTTTCTGGTTTTGGTGGTGGTGACCGTGGTGGCGGCGGTGACCTAGGGTGTCTGGGCCTTTGCTGGGACGGTCTGCTGAGTCTTGGGCTGTTTTTCTTCCAGTTGGGCTTTAGGTTATTGCTTTGTCTTTTAGGCCAAGTGTTAGACCTAGGCCTGTAGAATGTTAGTAAGTTTTTACTTTCAATAACCCTTTTTAGGGATCTATGCTTGTTAGTTACTTAATGAGCACTAACGGGTGTAGTTAGGTGGTGTTAGCCTGCAGATTATGATGTTTTCTTTTACATCTTGATAGTAGAAGCTTCTGACGCaccgcaattgagcgcattggcaACAGAAGTTTTGAAATCTCTTTGTATGGTAATGTTGTAGTTTGCTAGGCTCCTTGTTTAAGTGAGTTTCGATGTCTTAAGCGAATGGTGCATGATTCCCGTCTCTGGGAATTTTGTAAGTGCCGTTTGGGCATGCGATTAATGAAATCTtcatttactaaaaaaaaaggttcaaaaaagaaaaagaaaaaaattagtgtctaaGATTATGTTATTACTTTTTGTGAGATTGTAGGGTCTTCCTTAACACCGTGTATAAAATCTCGAGAGAT encodes the following:
- the LOC133746345 gene encoding uncharacterized protein LOC133746345: MSLPLARFVLPSRLFSEAATTGKRNGRLISTLKKRKFTSAATHRAQHKAGEEVLVVVGAGAAGVYGAIRAKTLAPNLNVVLIEKARPLAKVKVSGGGRCNVTNGHCIEAMMLAENYPRGHKELKGAFFNTHGPVDTMTWFSDHGVELKTEDDGRVFPVSNSSSTIIDCLMSESTRLGVSLQTGKAVITASPTDGGKFLLGIEKRTPSSVEYVEADYLLIASGNGKQGYSLASQLGHSIVDPVPSLFTFKIEDPQLADLSGITFPKVKAKLKTENAQRNIPQLTQVGPVLVTHWGFSGPAILRLSAWGACVLSCTGYKGTLILDFTPDVHIEDVKSILTQHKNKFVKQKVANSYPTEFGLVKRFWKYILGRQGLLGDILWASISKDSLVSIAHMLKHCDFSVKGKSQYKDEFVTAGGVPLSEISLNTMESKIQSRLFFAGEVLNVDGITGGFNFQNAWSGGYIAGTSIGKQAVSAKLCEANSVSNF